A region of Polyangiaceae bacterium DNA encodes the following proteins:
- a CDS encoding transposase — translation MYQKFWLLTPLDRIRRDLAERGVPIAMSTLVTFIERAADLLSGIDGLHWKQLLAGSWMATDGTGLKVIIKKLPAAHNGYVELYRNHDVAVFQYEPTRAARSSPRSSDPSEVPSPPMPSIASTTSSLQAACSRPGATPTAVASSVTQKTPSRCSLSKAAPSWARSTAKRERRRSSAWSERRSENIASGAFAPSSRTSSAGATPSSRRSCPPSRWRRRFGTTRTIGTRSSVSSTTRWSPSTTLPPSASFRTSPSCASTCSSPAARKAPTVLACSSASSPPVEL, via the coding sequence GTGTACCAGAAGTTCTGGCTGCTCACGCCGCTCGACCGCATCCGGCGCGACCTCGCCGAGCGCGGAGTCCCGATCGCGATGAGCACGCTGGTGACCTTCATCGAGCGCGCTGCCGACCTGCTGTCGGGCATCGACGGTTTGCACTGGAAGCAGCTGCTCGCCGGCTCCTGGATGGCTACCGACGGCACCGGGTTGAAGGTCATCATCAAGAAGCTTCCCGCTGCGCACAACGGTTACGTGGAGCTCTACCGCAACCACGACGTCGCGGTCTTTCAGTACGAGCCGACAAGAGCGGCGAGGTCGTCGCCGCGAAGCTCAGACCCTTCCGAGGTACCCTCACCGCCGATGCCGAGCATCGCTTCAACGACGTCTTCGCTTCAGGCCGCGTGCTCGAGGCCGGGTGCAACGCCCACGGCCGTCGCAAGTTCCGTGACGCAGAAGACACCCAGCCGGTGCTCGCTCTCGAAGGCGGCGCCTTCCTGGGCGCGATCTACGGCGAAGAGGGAGAGGCGCAGAAGCTCGGCCTGGTCGGAGAGGCGCTCAGAGAACATCGCCAGCGGTGCATTCGCCCCATCGTCCAGGACTTCGAGCGCTGGCGCGACGCCGTCGAGCCGACGCTCTTGCCCTCCGAGCCGCTGGCGGCGGCGATTCGGTACTACAAGAACCATCGGGACGCGCTCTTCCGTTTCGTCGACGACCCGCTGGTCCCCATCGACAACTCTCCCACCGAGCGCGAGTTTCAGAACGTCGCCAAGCTGCGCCTCAACATGCTCTTCGCCGGCAGCACGGAAGGCGCCCACCGTGCTTGCGTGCTCCTCGGCATCATCGCCACCTGTCGAGCTCTAG
- a CDS encoding IS110 family transposase gives MDHALEQAARHPLYREHVAWLRCFRGVDTVIAMIFVAEIHGVDRFESPRELAAYLGLVPSVHSSADTTRRGGITKTGNGHVRRAIVQAAWQYGRRAGVGRKLRLRREGQPESVLTIADEAQRRLTVRFRRLAERGKAKNKVVIAVARELVGFMWAALREDRQPARHRVRTSTQASGAAMSAAPRSNARRTKKSSKIEAGQRREARKEKRAT, from the coding sequence ATGGACCACGCGCTCGAGCAGGCTGCACGGCATCCGCTGTATCGCGAGCACGTCGCGTGGCTGCGCTGCTTCCGCGGCGTCGACACGGTCATCGCGATGATCTTCGTCGCGGAGATCCACGGCGTCGATCGTTTCGAATCGCCACGCGAGCTCGCTGCGTACCTCGGGCTCGTGCCCAGTGTCCACTCAAGCGCCGACACCACGCGACGCGGCGGGATCACCAAGACCGGCAACGGGCACGTCCGGCGCGCCATCGTGCAAGCGGCCTGGCAGTATGGTCGACGCGCAGGTGTCGGGCGCAAGCTCCGTCTGCGCCGCGAAGGGCAGCCCGAGAGCGTGCTCACGATCGCCGACGAAGCGCAGCGTCGCCTCACCGTGCGCTTCCGCCGCCTCGCCGAGCGCGGGAAGGCGAAGAACAAAGTCGTCATCGCCGTTGCTCGCGAGCTCGTTGGCTTCATGTGGGCTGCGCTGCGCGAAGACCGCCAGCCCGCGCGTCACCGCGTCCGCACGTCGACACAAGCCTCGGGTGCCGCCATGAGCGCCGCGCCGCGCTCGAATGCGCGTCGCACGAAGAAATCCTCGAAGATCGAAGCAGGCCAGCGCCGCGAGGCACGAAAGGAGAAACGCGCGACCTAA
- a CDS encoding DUF104 domain-containing protein encodes MRTVEALYVDGLLKPDRPLPLQPGERVGVILVRRPDPARWDLRRIAAASGGEDEALAAAGLESWADALDAEDHR; translated from the coding sequence ATGCGCACCGTCGAGGCTCTGTACGTGGACGGCCTGCTCAAACCCGACCGACCACTGCCGTTGCAGCCGGGTGAGCGCGTTGGCGTGATTCTCGTGCGCCGGCCGGACCCAGCGCGCTGGGATCTGCGGCGCATCGCCGCGGCCAGTGGCGGAGAGGACGAAGCTCTCGCGGCGGCGGGACTGGAGAGCTGGGCCGACGCGCTCGACGCAGAGGACCATCGGTGA
- a CDS encoding antidote-toxin recognition MazE has protein sequence MSILPLVTARAKLFQNGGSQAVRLPKSCRFPGNQQEVVVHREGRRVVLEAPDEWPAEFVRCLGAWPEEIERPKAHRLRALKDPF, from the coding sequence CTGTCTATACTTCCTCTCGTGACTGCTCGAGCCAAATTGTTCCAAAACGGCGGGAGCCAGGCGGTTCGATTGCCCAAGTCGTGCCGGTTTCCGGGCAACCAACAAGAGGTCGTCGTCCATCGCGAAGGGCGCCGCGTCGTGCTGGAGGCGCCCGACGAATGGCCAGCCGAGTTCGTTCGATGCCTTGGCGCATGGCCAGAAGAGATCGAGCGGCCCAAGGCACATCGCCTGCGTGCGCTCAAGGATCCCTTCTGA
- a CDS encoding transposase, with the protein MDAHKKTLVIAVLHPGRQEAEEFTLENDERSIRRLVRRLERDAGGGEVRICYEAGPCGYALQRRLEAAGPVVCEVVAPSLIPRKPGERVKTDRRDARKLAELYRAGMLTMVSPPTPEQEAIRDLCRCREDVRADLGRCRHRLVKCSCVEAMSSIRPAVSGALLIAHGSPPSASRTRRIAWYLQNTRWPSSKRSDASRRWTTRSSRLHGIRCIASTSRGCAASAASTRSSR; encoded by the coding sequence GTGGACGCGCACAAGAAGACGCTGGTCATCGCGGTTCTCCATCCGGGGAGGCAGGAGGCGGAGGAATTCACGCTGGAGAACGACGAGCGATCCATCCGCAGGCTCGTGAGGCGCCTGGAGCGCGACGCTGGCGGGGGAGAGGTCCGCATCTGCTACGAGGCGGGGCCCTGCGGGTATGCGCTTCAACGGCGACTCGAAGCGGCGGGTCCGGTCGTGTGCGAGGTCGTTGCTCCGTCGCTCATTCCGCGCAAGCCGGGCGAGCGGGTCAAGACGGATCGCCGAGATGCGCGCAAGCTCGCCGAGCTGTATCGAGCGGGCATGCTCACGATGGTCAGCCCGCCAACGCCGGAACAAGAGGCCATCCGCGATCTCTGTCGTTGTCGCGAAGACGTGCGTGCGGATCTCGGACGATGCCGTCACCGGCTCGTCAAATGCTCGTGCGTCGAGGCCATGTCTTCAATTCGACCAGCGGTCTCTGGAGCGCTGCTCATCGCGCATGGCTCGCCGCCGTCAGCTTCGAGAACGAGACGGATCGCGTGGTATTTGCAGAATACACGCTGGCCATCGAGCAAGCGGAGCGACGCCTCACGGCGATGGACCACGCGCTCGAGCAGGCTGCACGGCATCCGCTGTATCGCGAGCACGTCGCGTGGCTGCGCTGCTTCCGCGGCGTCGACACGGTCATCGCGATGA
- a CDS encoding type II toxin-antitoxin system PemK/MazF family toxin: MKRGEIWWANLGAHRAREQTGRRPVIVWQSNALTSVLQSVLVIPLTT; the protein is encoded by the coding sequence GTGAAGCGTGGCGAGATCTGGTGGGCCAATCTTGGTGCTCATCGAGCCAGAGAGCAGACCGGGCGGCGACCGGTCATCGTATGGCAAAGCAACGCGCTCACGAGTGTTCTGCAATCTGTTCTCGTGATCCCGTTAACAACGTGA
- a CDS encoding transposase domain-containing protein has product MLLGIIATCRALGVPAQAYLTWAFERLGTHRDVFALPLEALTPAAFKKTLG; this is encoded by the coding sequence GTGCTCCTCGGCATCATCGCCACCTGTCGAGCTCTAGGTGTCCCTGCGCAGGCCTATCTCACCTGGGCCTTCGAGCGCCTCGGGACCCACCGCGATGTCTTCGCGCTGCCGCTCGAGGCCCTGACCCCCGCCGCGTTCAAGAAGACCCTCGGCTGA
- a CDS encoding IS4 family transposase codes for MTAERRHDRRALVLGPWARGKLLLFDLGYFDFRLFRRLDEIRGYFVSRLKRSSNPVIVAQNRRWRGRSVAVVGQCIWDVVDRLQREELDVTVQVRSRHRVYAGRCSSEVRTFRVVGVRDEASGEYHLYITNIGVEALQPADIARAYAVRWEVELLFKELKSHYRLDQIEPKARRRRGHALRRSSLAGREPSAPSRLAQRGPPGIPSPGTTLERAHEPARNRPARRRHRRPRRPSLARPAAPRGPRPEPSSPSPASVRRAPCTCLSSPRKLSEFTSCSGLSDHR; via the coding sequence GTGACCGCCGAGCGCCGCCATGATCGCCGTGCCCTCGTCCTCGGCCCGTGGGCTCGCGGCAAGTTGTTGCTCTTCGACCTCGGCTACTTCGACTTCCGCCTCTTCCGCCGGCTCGACGAGATCCGTGGCTACTTCGTGTCCCGGCTCAAGCGCAGCTCCAACCCGGTCATCGTTGCTCAGAATCGACGCTGGCGCGGCCGGTCGGTCGCCGTCGTCGGGCAGTGCATCTGGGATGTCGTCGACCGCCTGCAGCGCGAGGAACTCGACGTCACCGTACAGGTTCGCTCCCGCCATCGCGTCTACGCCGGGCGCTGCTCCAGCGAGGTCCGCACCTTCCGTGTCGTCGGCGTGCGGGACGAAGCCTCCGGCGAGTACCACCTGTACATCACCAACATCGGCGTCGAGGCGCTCCAGCCGGCCGATATCGCCCGCGCGTACGCCGTCCGCTGGGAAGTCGAGTTGCTCTTCAAGGAGCTGAAGTCGCACTACCGGCTCGACCAGATCGAGCCGAAAGCGCGCCGTCGTAGAGGCCATGCTCTACGCCGCTCTTCTCTCGCTGGCCGCGAGCCGAGCGCTCCTTCACGCCTTGCGCAGCGCGGTCCGCCCGGGATTCCTTCTCCCGGCACGACGCTGGAGCGTGCTCATGAGCCAGCACGCAACCGACCTGCTCGCCGTCGTCATCGAAGGCCGCGACGACCCAGTCTTGCTCGACCTGCTGCTCCACGAGGCCCCAGACCCGAACCGTCGTCGCCTTCACCTGCTTCAGTCCGTCGAGCGCCGTGCACATGCCTATCGAGCCCCCGGAAACTCAGCGAGTTCACGTCGTGCAGCGGCCTAAGCGATCACCGATGA
- a CDS encoding toxin-antitoxin system HicB family antitoxin, which translates to MSTLSLRLPESLHRKLAEVAEREGISLNQLISSAAAEKLAALMTEEYLERRAARATRRKFDAALAKVPSAKALPGDELPAEYRKRSRRRAV; encoded by the coding sequence ATGTCGACACTCAGCCTGAGGCTCCCGGAATCCCTCCACCGCAAGCTTGCCGAGGTTGCGGAGCGGGAGGGAATTTCGCTCAACCAGCTCATTAGTTCCGCTGCCGCAGAGAAGCTCGCTGCTCTGATGACCGAGGAGTACCTCGAGCGTCGCGCGGCTCGGGCAACTCGCCGGAAGTTCGACGCGGCGCTCGCGAAGGTTCCGAGCGCGAAGGCGCTTCCCGGAGATGAGCTCCCCGCCGAGTACAGAAAACGCTCTCGTCGACGTGCGGTCTAA
- a CDS encoding type II toxin-antitoxin system VapC family toxin, with translation MKYMLDTDTISYALRGQGGVGARLLQHRPSELCMSTVTLAELRFGADKRASRKLHRLIDTFTASVTPLPFDAEAAAHFGRLASSLAAKGTPIDGFDAMIAAHAIAQQVVLVTNNAKHFARVPGLRCENWV, from the coding sequence ATGAAGTACATGCTCGACACCGACACCATAAGCTACGCGCTGCGTGGTCAAGGCGGGGTTGGTGCGCGCCTCTTGCAGCATCGCCCATCCGAACTCTGCATGAGCACCGTGACGCTGGCGGAGTTGCGTTTCGGTGCGGACAAGCGCGCTTCACGCAAGTTGCACCGTCTGATCGACACGTTCACCGCGAGCGTCACGCCGCTCCCCTTCGACGCCGAAGCGGCTGCCCACTTTGGCCGACTTGCTTCCTCCTTGGCGGCCAAAGGGACACCGATCGACGGCTTCGACGCGATGATCGCTGCGCACGCGATCGCTCAGCAGGTCGTTCTCGTGACGAACAATGCCAAGCACTTCGCTCGCGTGCCCGGACTTCGTTGCGAGAACTGGGTCTGA
- a CDS encoding type II toxin-antitoxin system VapB family antitoxin has translation MATNLAIDEKLLDEALRVGGHPTKKATVTEALLEYIQRRKQGQIVGLFGKIDVDPAYDYRKQRRRK, from the coding sequence ATGGCAACAAACCTGGCCATCGACGAGAAGCTTCTGGATGAAGCCCTGCGCGTGGGCGGGCACCCGACCAAGAAGGCGACCGTGACCGAAGCGCTGTTGGAGTACATCCAACGGCGTAAGCAGGGCCAAATCGTGGGGCTGTTTGGCAAGATCGACGTCGACCCAGCCTACGATTACAGGAAGCAGCGGCGAAGGAAGTGA
- a CDS encoding PIN domain-containing protein yields MNVLVDSSVWSHAIRRSAPRGTPEERELVELIREGRVVIIGPIRQELLSGIKTPEQYRGLRDRLRAFPDLELSHEDFEEAASCFNKCRGRGIQGSNTDFLICAVALRRRFAVFSTDADFGHYARVLHIRLHRARRET; encoded by the coding sequence GTGAACGTTCTCGTCGATTCGTCGGTTTGGTCACACGCGATTCGCCGCAGCGCGCCACGGGGAACGCCCGAGGAGCGCGAGTTGGTGGAGCTGATTCGCGAGGGGCGAGTCGTCATCATTGGGCCAATCCGGCAAGAGCTGCTCTCGGGGATCAAGACCCCCGAACAGTACCGAGGGTTGCGCGACCGCTTGAGGGCGTTTCCAGACCTTGAACTCTCGCACGAGGACTTCGAAGAAGCCGCCAGTTGCTTCAACAAGTGCCGCGGACGCGGGATTCAGGGTTCGAACACAGACTTCTTGATCTGCGCCGTGGCATTGCGTCGTCGCTTCGCCGTGTTCTCGACAGACGCCGACTTCGGACACTACGCACGAGTCCTGCACATCAGGCTCCATCGAGCGCGTCGGGAGACGTGA
- the tnpB gene encoding IS66 family insertion sequence element accessory protein TnpB — MLSLPPTVRVFVAVAPLDMRGSFDALAGAVRGLGLDPVDGHLYLFLNKRRRIAKALWFDGSGWCVLAKRLEAGSFQLPLLDGDKPQVVIDGSAFASLLAGIDFTAARRGWYRRPRFEKARKDRHGSQSMISTRLWTGWKRCARRTPSSVRKSRSSSPSWHGSTIASRAARGSAAQAAKGSCSRRCSASRCPPVVEGEAQRAFEERPKAPDKPAAEPPPKKKARPTGRKPIPSHLEAEEHELRPDACGECGGAALDVVDELVEEKLHVVKEHQRRRVVRRYTCRCRECGERTTLRSLPAPYERSRSPASGSRGSCTRSSGCSRRSTASGATSPSAESRSR; from the coding sequence GTGCTGAGCCTACCTCCGACGGTGCGCGTGTTCGTGGCGGTGGCCCCACTCGACATGCGCGGCTCCTTCGACGCCCTCGCCGGCGCTGTGCGCGGCCTGGGGCTCGATCCAGTCGATGGCCACCTGTATCTCTTCCTCAACAAGCGCAGGCGGATCGCGAAGGCTCTGTGGTTCGACGGGTCGGGCTGGTGTGTTCTCGCCAAGCGCCTCGAGGCTGGGAGCTTTCAGCTTCCGCTGCTGGACGGCGACAAGCCGCAGGTGGTGATCGACGGCTCGGCGTTCGCCTCGCTGCTGGCTGGGATCGACTTCACAGCGGCGCGGCGCGGCTGGTACCGGCGGCCTCGATTCGAAAAAGCACGCAAGGATCGACACGGATCTCAAAGTATGATCTCTACTCGTCTGTGGACGGGCTGGAAGCGCTGCGCAAGGAGAACGCCGAGCTCCGTGCGCAAGTCGCGCAGCTCCTCACCGAGCTGGCACGGCTCAACGATCGCGTCTCGGGCTGCTCGCGGTAGCGCAGCGCAAGCAGCGAAAGGCTCCTGCTCCCGGCGCTGCAGCGCCAGCCGCTGCCCGCCCGTCGTCGAGGGAGAAGCCCAGCGTGCTTTCGAGGAGCGGCCCAAGGCCCCGGACAAGCCTGCCGCCGAGCCTCCGCCGAAGAAGAAGGCGAGGCCAACGGGGCGCAAGCCGATCCCCAGCCACCTCGAAGCCGAAGAGCACGAGCTCCGCCCCGATGCGTGCGGCGAGTGCGGCGGAGCTGCCCTGGACGTCGTCGACGAGCTCGTCGAGGAGAAGCTCCACGTCGTCAAGGAACACCAGCGCCGGCGCGTCGTTCGTCGCTACACGTGTCGCTGTCGCGAGTGTGGCGAGCGCACGACGCTGCGCTCTCTGCCTGCCCCTTACGAGCGCTCCAGGTCACCTGCGAGTGGCTCGCGTGGCTCGTGTACCAGAAGTTCTGGCTGCTCACGCCGCTCGACCGCATCCGGCGCGACCTCGCCGAGCGCGGAGTCCCGATCGCGATGA
- a CDS encoding IS110 family transposase, whose amino-acid sequence MKGCITWVGVDAHKKTLVIAVLHPGRQEAEEFTLENDERSIRRLVRRLERDAGGGEVRICYEAGPCGYALQRRLEAAGPVVCEVVAPSLIPRKPGERVKTDRRDARKLAELYRAGMLTMVSPPTPEQEAIRDLCRCREDVRADLGRCRHRLVKMLVRRGHVFNSTSGLWSAAHRAWLAAVSFENETDRVVFAEYTLAIEQAERRLTAMDHALEQAARHPLYREHVAWLRCFRGVDTVIAMVFVAEIHGVDRFESPRELAAYLGLVPSVHSSADTTRRGGITKTGNGHVRRAIVQAAWQYGRRAGVGRKLRLRREGQPESVLTIADEAQRRLTVRFRRLAERGKAKNKVVIAVARELVGFMWAALREDRQPARHRVRTSTQASGAAMSAAPRSNARRTTKFSKIEAGQRREARKEKRAT is encoded by the coding sequence ATGAAGGGATGTATCACGTGGGTCGGGGTGGACGCGCACAAGAAGACGCTGGTCATCGCGGTTCTCCATCCGGGGAGGCAGGAGGCGGAGGAATTCACGCTGGAGAACGACGAGCGATCCATCCGCAGGCTCGTGAGGCGCCTGGAGCGCGACGCTGGCGGGGGAGAGGTCCGCATCTGCTACGAGGCGGGGCCCTGCGGGTATGCGCTTCAACGGCGACTCGAAGCGGCGGGTCCGGTCGTGTGCGAGGTCGTTGCTCCGTCGCTCATTCCGCGCAAGCCGGGCGAGCGGGTCAAGACGGATCGCCGAGATGCGCGCAAGCTCGCCGAGCTGTATCGAGCGGGCATGCTCACGATGGTGAGCCCGCCAACGCCGGAACAAGAGGCCATCCGCGATCTCTGTCGTTGTCGCGAAGACGTGCGTGCGGATCTCGGACGATGCCGTCACCGGCTCGTCAAAATGCTCGTGCGTCGAGGCCATGTCTTCAATTCGACCAGCGGTCTCTGGAGCGCTGCTCATCGCGCATGGCTCGCCGCCGTCAGCTTCGAGAACGAGACGGATCGCGTGGTATTTGCAGAATACACGCTGGCCATCGAGCAAGCGGAGCGACGCCTCACGGCGATGGACCACGCGCTCGAGCAGGCTGCACGGCATCCGCTGTATCGCGAGCACGTCGCGTGGCTGCGCTGCTTCCGCGGCGTCGACACGGTCATCGCGATGGTCTTCGTCGCGGAGATCCACGGCGTCGATCGTTTCGAATCGCCACGCGAGCTCGCTGCGTACCTCGGGCTCGTGCCCAGTGTCCACTCAAGCGCCGACACCACGCGACGCGGCGGGATCACCAAGACCGGCAACGGGCACGTCCGGCGCGCCATCGTGCAAGCGGCCTGGCAGTATGGTCGACGCGCAGGTGTCGGGCGCAAGCTCCGTCTGCGCCGCGAAGGGCAGCCCGAGAGCGTGCTCACGATCGCCGACGAAGCGCAGCGTCGCCTCACCGTGCGCTTCCGCCGCCTCGCCGAGCGCGGGAAGGCGAAGAACAAAGTCGTCATCGCCGTTGCTCGCGAGCTCGTTGGCTTCATGTGGGCTGCGCTGCGCGAAGACCGCCAGCCCGCGCGTCACCGCGTCCGCACGTCGACACAAGCCTCGGGTGCCGCCATGAGCGCCGCGCCGCGCTCGAATGCGCGTCGCACTACGAAATTCTCGAAGATCGAAGCAGGCCAGCGCCGCGAGGCACGAAAGGAGAAACGCGCGACCTAA
- a CDS encoding putative toxin-antitoxin system toxin component, PIN family yields the protein MLVVLDTSVLVAAWRSRLGASFELIRLLRAGRFEIAVSVPLVVEYESALLRNMSPGQRPSHVTAFVDYLCRVAHKQDVFFLWRPVLNDPNDDMVVELAMASRASAIITHNLRDFVPAAGLGVRVLAPAQFLLHLQGR from the coding sequence GTGCTGGTCGTTCTCGACACGTCTGTCCTGGTCGCCGCATGGAGGTCGCGACTTGGGGCCTCCTTCGAGCTCATTCGCTTGCTTCGTGCCGGTCGATTCGAGATAGCGGTCTCCGTCCCGCTCGTGGTTGAGTACGAATCCGCCCTCCTGCGAAATATGTCGCCCGGCCAGCGTCCGAGCCACGTGACTGCGTTTGTCGACTACCTCTGCCGGGTCGCCCATAAGCAGGACGTGTTCTTCCTGTGGCGCCCGGTGCTCAACGACCCCAACGACGACATGGTCGTGGAATTGGCGATGGCGAGTCGTGCAAGCGCCATCATCACCCACAACCTGCGCGACTTCGTCCCGGCCGCGGGACTGGGAGTCCGCGTGCTTGCACCGGCTCAGTTTCTCCTTCACCTTCAAGGACGGTAG